A window of the Synchiropus splendidus isolate RoL2022-P1 chromosome 6, RoL_Sspl_1.0, whole genome shotgun sequence genome harbors these coding sequences:
- the cenps gene encoding centromere protein S, producing the protein MSVEGDETKQRLKADVHYTVGRLCQKVGEDYRWKFTRQAIAAIAETTFRQCDVLAKDLEAFSRHASRRTVSVEDVKLAARRSTALSIYIQNKSEEISQEKKNVKKPSGKRKSKDMEESVD; encoded by the exons ATGTCAGTCGAGGGAGACGAAACGAAGCAG CGTTTAAAGGCAGACGTCCACTACACGGTGGGGCGCTTGTGTCAGAAGGTTGGAGAAGATTACCGGTGGAAGTTCACCCGCCAGGCGATAGCCGCCATCGCCGAGACGACCTTCAGGCAGTGCG ATGTACTTGCCAAAGACTTGGAGGCCTTTTCCAG GCACGCCAGCAGAAGAACTGTGTCTGTGGAAGATGTGAAGCTGGCAGCTCGTCGCAGCACCGCTCTG tcgaTCTACATACAAAACAAGAGCGAAGAAATCAGCCAGGAGAAGAAAAACGTAAAAAAGCCTTCAGGTAAAAGGAAGAGCAAAGACATGGAGGAGAGTGTGGATTAG